Genomic segment of Pseudoalteromonas sp. NC201:
ATATTCATCAGCCGCGCAGCGAATAAAGCTCCAGCGGCTACCTCATCGTTACCACCTAAAATCGCAGTGATTTGGTTTGGATTACCATCGGCCAGCAGCGCTTTAGCGCCTTTTACCCCTGATTCAAATGAGTAAGTACCGTGATAGAGCAGTGTATCGTCTTGTTTTATATCGTGTGCTTTTAGGGCATCGCGATATCCGGCTAACCGTTCCGTCGTTGATTTGTGTTCTTCATCCCCAAGTACAAACGCAATTTTTTTATGTCCAAGTTGGATCAGATGCTCAGTAATTTCATAGGCTGCAGCGTAGTCGTCAACAAAGATACAGTTATTTGCGCTATTTTTCGCTTCTTGCGCTCGACCAGAAAGTAGACGCACGTAATGTATGCCCAGCTCATCTAGCATATCAATAATGGATTGTTGCTCGGATAGAGGAGGAGTCAAGACTAAACCTGCAAGACGTGAGCGTTTGATCATAGTGACGAATTCTTCGGCCATATTTTCCGAATTGGATTCACAGGGGTGGATGACGAGTTCATATCCTTCATCTCTACAGCGAGATAACACCCCGTTTTGCATATCAATGACATAATACGCATTGGGATTGTCGTAGACCAA
This window contains:
- a CDS encoding LacI family DNA-binding transcriptional regulator, encoding MKVTINDVAKLAGVSMKTVSRVINKEPSVRKKTYDQVMQAVKELNYQPNIAARNLAGTSSFAIGLVYDNPNAYYVIDMQNGVLSRCRDEGYELVIHPCESNSENMAEEFVTMIKRSRLAGLVLTPPLSEQQSIIDMLDELGIHYVRLLSGRAQEAKNSANNCIFVDDYAAAYEITEHLIQLGHKKIAFVLGDEEHKSTTERLAGYRDALKAHDIKQDDTLLYHGTYSFESGVKGAKALLADGNPNQITAILGGNDEVAAGALFAARLMNIEIPGQLSISGFEDSPFSRQTWPKLTTAHQANNIISEHAARLLFSKTRGHRKNDKEVSHVFTPSMVVRESTGRITQ